In Silene latifolia isolate original U9 population chromosome X, ASM4854445v1, whole genome shotgun sequence, the following proteins share a genomic window:
- the LOC141620716 gene encoding uncharacterized protein LOC141620716 has product MVNRYCFEALDRSLRDIMRTSLEGDPEKPFGGKVVVFGGDFRQILLVIPKRSRQDIVGAAISSSPLWRYCKWILEVGDGLAGGPNDGVANIELPEDILIQPGLDPIATIVESTYPSLKDHLGDPQYFTERAVLTPTHDVVEVVNDYVLDQIQKEEKVYLSSDEISKEETNCGVRELYSTEFLNSIRCSGLPNHNLKLKIGAIVKLLRNIDQANGLCNGTRMEVNHLGNRVISTTVISGSHIGSKVYIPRITLTPSDTTMFPVKFERRQFPLAVCFAMTINKSQGQSLSRVGLYLPRPVFTHGQLYVALSRVTSKKGLKVLLLDEDKGVTNKTSNVVYKEIFDKL; this is encoded by the exons ATGGTTAATCGTTATTGTTTTGAAGCTCTTGATAGAAGCTTGAGAGATATCATGAGAACTTCACTGGAAGGAGACCCTGAAAAACCATTTGGAGGAAAAGTTGTGGTCTTTGGCGGTGATTTTCGACAAATCTTGCTTGTTATACCTAAAAGAAGCAGGCAAGATATTGTTGGTGCTGCTATCAGTTCTTCTCCTTTATGGAGATATTGCAAG TGGATTCTCGAAGTCGGTGATGGTTTAGCTGGTGGCCCAAATGATGGTGTAGCTAACATTGAATTACCCGAAGATATACTAATACAGCCTGGATTAGATCCAATAGCTACCATTGTAGAGAGCACGTACCCATCTTTAAAAGATCACTTAGGTGACCCTCAGTACTTCACTGAAAGAGCTGTACTAACACCTACTCATGATGTCGTCGAAGTGGTAAACGATTATGTCTTGGATCAAATTCAAAAGGAGGAGAAAGTTTACTTAAGCTCTGATGAAATCAGCAAGGAAGAGACCAATTGTGGGGTTCGGGAACTTTACTCTACTGAgtttctcaattctatcagatgtTCTGGTTTACCCAATCACAACTTAAAACTGAAAATTGGAGCTATAGTCAAGCTTCTTAGAAACATCGACCAAGCTAATGGATTGTGCAATGGCACCCGAATGGAGGTAAATCATCTAGGAAATCGAGTGATAAGTACAACTGTTATTTCTGGAAGTCATATTGGTAGCAAAGTCTATATTCCCCGCATCACCTTGACACCTTCCGACACTACCATGTTCCCAGTTAAGTTCGAAAGGAGACAATTTCCTTTAGCGGTTTGCTTTGCCATGACTATTAACAAAAGTCAAGGACAATCTCTATCCCGTGTTGGACTTTATCTTCCTAGACCAGTCTTCACCCATGGGCAATTGTACGTTGCCTTATCTAGGGTTACAAGTAAGAAAGGTCTAAAAGTCCTTCTTCTAGATGAAGACAAAGGAGTGACTAATAAAACATCTAATGTTGTTTACAAGGAGATTTTCGATAAACTATAA
- the LOC141620719 gene encoding uncharacterized protein LOC141620719 yields the protein MAMTNVLTISQLKYGVRLTQMNVRVVHKWSRLEFSNKNNKDNKKKLDAIELLFVDSENEVIQATIRKQLISHFGSQLSVGEVYTICNLTVDNNTGLDKATPHPYRLKFEYSTKVHSTSDPAIPISLYRFASFNDILDGKVPNTHYIDVIGKLYEIGPITETPNKYACRTIKLEDFQGTKLSCTLWDPFTVQIPDIISKLPNPEQSKVIVIQCVQTKKYEGNWRVQTTFNATVFQVNPDIPELKEFEQSLSTPAASNSLQIIDVTDDDENNDMTLDSIKSISDIKENEKEGYYYTYAKIIDLDCTAGWYYDSCKLCWTKGTKNQKGRFQIKFQVSDPSDDLVYFVVFDSQVNQFVTQSATEMLSKIEKSGGDPQDIPRDLKVFLDKSFVFKIHIHPKYNVAQGGTNYTVASMTANPDIAHKWHQRYTEIFKICYNFLKPVIKDLAVHSIDVEEEPSQTEDNSPKITPQKRPSPIDDLQSCDASSATKKTAIVKTEK from the exons ATGGCCATGACAAATGTTCTTACTATTAGTCAACTCAAATATGGAGTTAGACTTACTCAAATGAATGTTAGGGTTGTTCACAAATGGTCTAGGCTAGAATTtagcaacaaaaacaacaaagataatAAGAAGAAACTCGATGCCATTGAACTATTATTTGTTGATTCAGAG AATGAGGTTATCCAAGCAACTATTCGGAAACAATTAATTTCTCATTTCGGATCACAACTGTCTGTTGGTGAGGTGTACACCATTTGCAACTTAACAGTAGATAACAACACTGGCCTAGACAAGGCAACCCCTCATCCATACCGTTTAAAGTTTGAGTATTCAACAAAAGTTCATTCCACAAGTGATCCAGCAATACCAATAAGTCTATATCGATTTGCAAGTTTCAACGACATCTTGGACGGTAAAGTTCCCAATACACATTATATAG ATGTTATAGGAAAGCTATATGAAATTGGTCCGATAACAGAAACTCCAAACAAATATGCATGTCGTACTATTAAGCTTGAAGATTTTCA GGGAACAAAGCTTTCATGCACATTATGGGATCCTTTCACGGTTCAAATACCCGATATCATTTCCAAACTTCCCAATCCAGAACAGTCAAAGGTCATTGTCATCCAATGTGTTCAAACAAAAAAATATGAAG GTAATTGGCGCGTCCAAACAACTTTCAACGCTACTGTTTTTCAAGTCAACCCCGACATACCAGAACTCAAAGAATTTGAGCAAAG TCTTTCCACTCCGGCCGCAAGCAACTCTTTGCAAATTATTGACGTGACGGACGACGACGAAAATAATGACATGACATTGGATAGTATAAAATCGATCAGTGACATAAAAGAGAATGAGAAG GAGGGTTATTACTATACGTACGCAAAAATAATCGACCTTGACTGCACAGCTGGTTGGTACTACGACAGCTGCAAGCTTTGTTGGACTAAGGGTACCAAAAATCAGAAGGGGAG ATTCCAGATTAAATTTCAGGTTTCGGACCCTTCTGATGATTTGGTATATTTTGTTGTATTTGATAGTCAAGTAAATCAATTCGTCACTCAATCAGCCACTGAGATGCTATCAAAAATTGAAAAG AGTGGTGGTGATCCACAAGACATACCTCGCGACCTAAAAGTGTTCCTTGACAAGTCATTTGTTTTCAAGATTCATATACATCCTAAGTACAATGTGGCTCAAGGTGGTACTAACTATACCGTTGCCAGTATGACTGCCAACCCTGACATTGCGCATAAATGGCATCAAAGATATACTGAAATTTTCAAAATATGCTACAATTTTCTTAAACCG GTCATCAAAGATTTGGCTGTTCATAGTATTGACGTCGAG GAGGAACCGTCCCAAACCGAAGACAATAGCCCAAAGATAACTCCTCAGAAAAGGCCATCCCCAATTGATGACCTTCAATCATGTGATGCAAGCTCTGCAACTAAGAAAACCGCTATTGTCAAGACGGAGAAGTGA
- the LOC141620718 gene encoding uncharacterized protein LOC141620718: MAGSKSEQQTTKKSKRKSSEGDKDSPFLEFREITNTHGRIHTTTQSTKSKAPLYGNTSADLENIRSTQKTTSMSSNTHSQLSSHISIEHFNINMLSTPIYQDNIEQQLSGNQIFITDNTSLQRHFERQNMIRDIARDLSSAYESYEANNRLRMEDDDLQDLEGYDDIGDPIFTCTKCGAQMWYGERDRMDTKPVVPSFTMCCKNGIVELPFIKKPPKLLCDLLMRKHPKSKHFIENIRSYNNMFSFTSMGGKIDHSVNRGRGPYTFRIGGENTHLIGSLLPNNDAPPKFCQLYIYDTEEELKHRKNALSSTNGIQFDDGLMKDLKQMVDRYNVLAKSFRMARDRLHQGADGEVRLRLISARNTDGRTYNLPLLSRGGGLIVGDMENTVDSRDIVVEERSGRLQRISELHASYLALQYPILFPRGEDGHRLGIPHSQHFIASSSSNENTRDKLTLREWFAFRIQDKSSAKEYPTILMGGKLFQQFVADGCTMIEFDRLKYIRFNQPKLRSENFKNLENVAAIGQTNPSSAGVRFIVPSSFKGSKGYMRETYQDTMTICRWCGYPDLFITFTCNPKWLEITRFVKKKKGLRPEDRPDILTRVFKLKLDELMRDLKERHIFGRTRAVVYTIEFQKRGLPHAHILLFLQRDDKFPEAVDVDRIISAEFQTP; encoded by the exons ATGGCAGGATCTAAATCtgaacaacaaacaacaaagaagagtaaaagaaaaagcaGTGAAGGCGATAAAG ATAGTCCATTTTTAGAGTTTCGTGAAATAACAAACACTCATGGGCGAATACATACAACTACACAGTCAACAAAGAGTAAAGCACCACTTTATGGAAATACCTCAG CTGACCTTGAGAATATTAGATCCACACAGAAAACAACGTCAATGTCCAGTAACACTCATTCACAGTTATCCAGTCATATATCAATTGAGCATTTTAATATAAACATGTTGAGTACTCCAATTTACCAAG ATAATATTGAACAACAACTTTCGGGGAATCAAATCTTCATCACCGATAACACTTCACTACAGCGGCATTTTGAAAGACAAAACATGATCCGAGATATAGCACGAGATCTTTCATCAGCATATGAATCTTATGAAGCAAATAATCGTTTAAGAATGGAAGATGATGACCTTCAAG ATCTTGAAGGATACGATGATATCGGGGACCCTATTTTCACTTGCACTAAATGTGGAGCTCAGATGTGGTACGGTGAAAGGGATCGTATGGATACCAAGCCCGTGGTGCCCTCTTTTACTATGTGTTGTAAAAATGGAATAGTAGAACTTCCGTTTATAAAAAAACCTCCAAAGTTGTTATGTGATCTTTTGATGCGAAAACACCCCAAAAGTAAACATTTCATTGAGAACATACGTAGTTACAATAATATGTTTTCATTTACATCTATGGGTGGAAAAATAGATCATTCAGTGAACCGAGGTAGGGGTCCTTACACATTTAGAATAGGTGGGGAAAATACACATTTAATTGGAAGCTTATTACCTAATAATGACGCACCACCCAAATTTTGTCAACTTTATATTTACGACACCGAAGAGGAGTTGAAGCACAGGAAGAACGCACTAAG CTCTACTAATGGTATTCAGTTTGACGATGGTCTAATGAAGGATTTAAAACAAATGGTTGATCGTTACAATGTTTTGGCAAAATCATTTAGAATGGCTAGAGATCGGCTACACCAAGGTGCTGATGGTGAAGTGAGGTTAAGGCTCATTAGTGCACGTAATACAGATGGGAGGACATATAATTTACCTCTCTTGTCTCGTGGTGGTGGCCTGATTGTGGGAGATATGGAGAACACAGTTGATAGTAGGGACATTGTGGTTGAGGAACGCTCTGGTAGACTACAACGTATATCAGAGCTACATGCTTCTTATTTAGCCTTGCAGTACCCTATTCTCTTTCCGCGTGGAGAGGATGGTCATAGACTTGGTATCCCTCATAGTCAACATTTTATAGCATCTTCAAGTAGCAATGAGAACACTAGGGATAAGTTAACCTTGAGGGAGTGGTTTGCTTTTCGCATTCAAGACAAATCATCAGCCAAGGAATATCCAACTATTTTGATGGGAG gAAAACTATTTCAACAATTCGTTGCTGACGGTTGCACGATGATAGAATTTGACCGCTTAAAGTACATCCGTTTCAACCAACCAAAGTTGCGGTCGGAGAACTTCAAGAATCTAGAAAATGTCGCCGCTATAGGACAAACGAACCCGTCCTCCGCTGGTGTTCGTTTCATTGTCCCCTCATCTTTTAAAGGGAGTAAGGGTTACATGAGAGAAACATATCAAGATACAATGACTATTTGCAGGTGGTGTGGGTATCCTGATTTGTTTATTACCTTCACATGCAACCCAAAATGGCTTGAAATTACTAggtttgttaaaaaaaaaaaaggactacGGCCAGAGGATAGACCTGATATACTTACTCGAGTATTTAAGTTGAAACTCGACGAGCTCATGCGGGACCTTAAAGAACGACATATTTTTGGACGAACAAGGGCAG TTGTTTACACTATTGAATTCCAAAAACGTGGCCTCCCTCATGCTCAtattttgctatttttacaaAGGGATGACAAGTTCCCAGAGGCCGTCGATGTTGACCGTATTATAAGTGCTGAATTCCAGACCCCTTAG
- the LOC141620717 gene encoding uncharacterized protein LOC141620717, with amino-acid sequence MIHGPCGELNPDAPCMIDRICSKKFPKRFNERTTVDGDGYPVYKRRENGTTIMKNGKTIHNGYVVPYNADLLLKYRAHINVEWCNQERSIKYLFKYINKEYDRVTVSATRSNNGPKSYKDIRTVNGVPHTTFKEACYALGLLGDDKEYIDAIKEASYWGTGFYFRNLFATLLLTNSLVKPELVWEKTWKLLSDDILHRRQTELRNPDLQLTDEQLQTYALSEIESWLQRNGSTLRKFDNMPYPDVDILATCSNRLFADELSYDKDALKKKDEVLTSSMTDEQKSIYRKIMYSVQNGQGGVYFVYGYGGTGKTFLWKTLCAGIRSKGEIVIAVASSGIAAILVPGGRTTYA; translated from the exons ATGATTCATGGTCCATGTGGAGAACTTAACCCAGATGCGCCATGCATGATTGATAGAATTTGCTCTAAAAAGTTTCCAAAGAGGTTTAATGAAAGAACTACTGTTGACGGTGATGGTTATCCAGTTTATAAGAGAAGGGAGAATGGAACAACAATTATGAAAAATGGTAAAACCATTCATAATGGATATGTTGTTCCATACAATGCAGATTTATTGTTGAAATATCGTGCTCACATTAACGTTGAATGGTGCAACCAAGAAAGATCCATCAAGTACTTATTCAAGTACATTAATAAAGAATATGACCGTGTCACTGTTAGTGCAACTCGCAGCAATAATG GACCCAAATCATATAAAGATATTCGAACTGTAAATGGAGTCCCTCACACAACTTTCAAAGAGGCCTGCTACGCTTTAGGCTTACTTGGTGATGATAAAGAGTACATTGATGCCATTAAGGAAGCGAGTTATTGGGGGACGGGATTTTATTTTAGGAATCTTTTCGCAACCCTTTTGCTCACAAATAGCTTAGTGAAGCCGGAATTAGTGTGGGAGAAGACGTGGAAGTTATTATCAGATGATATCTTACACAGAAGACAAACGGAACTACGTAACCCAG ATCTGCAACTCACAGACGAGCAGTTGCAGACTTACGCACTATCCGAGATTGAATCTTGGTTGCAAAGAAATGGTAGTACCCTGCGTAAGTTTGACAACATGCCATATCCGGACGTTGACATTCTTGCTACGTGCTCGAATAGGCTCTTCGCAGATGAGTTATCTTACGATAAAGATGCTttgaagaagaaagatgaagTGCTTACTTCTTCAATGACAGATGAACAGAAGTCTATTTATAGAAAAATCATGTACTCCGTTCAAAATGGTCAAGGTGGTGTATACTTTGTTTATGGGTATGGGGGAACCGGTAAGACTTTCCTCTGGAAAACCTTATGCGCTGGAATAAGGTCCAAAGGTGAAATCGTTATAGCTGTCGCTTCAAGTGGCATTGCAGCTATCCTTGTTCCAGGAGGGCGAACAACCTACGCCTGA